In Ursus arctos isolate Adak ecotype North America unplaced genomic scaffold, UrsArc2.0 scaffold_29, whole genome shotgun sequence, the genomic stretch CCCAGCATTGTGTGAGCACTAGAGTTTagtggagggcggggggggggggctctggcaAAAAGTTGCTGATGGAAAGGGAGGGTGGGCTTGGGTTTACAGTAAAGAGATCAAAGAAGATGGAACTGTGAAGAGATCTTTGAAGCAATAGGACTAAGATGGTGGTTAGTTCATTGGTTACGAAACAAAAATTCAAGACTTTGGCCTTTGGCAAGAGGAAGTGTAGTCAGAATGCAGACCCCTGGAGCGTTGGAAGTgacaggaaagagggaaggaaatagcCAACAGGAAAACCAGCCAGGGATAAAAAAGGACTGTTTTGATTAGTTTTGCAgcatttgttggttttttgttggttttttttcttgtttgtttgtttgtttgtttttgaggggTGGAGATGGAGGTGGCTAAGGGAGTTAGGACAGGAGAGACCTAAGTCGTTTTGTAATCAGAAGGCGATGTTCCAGAGGCGAGGGAGGCAGGCAAGGCAGCATGGCAAGCAGACGAATTGTCCAAAATGACTCTCTACAGAACAGGTTTGTGGGGCTATATTTGCCTCCATTAGTATTATTACCATATTTGGGGGCATAACTGATGTGTAATAAAGTACACATCATTTAAGTATACAATTGGATAAGTTTGGACATATGTATACCCCTGTGAAAGCATCACCACAATCAGTAGAGTGAACACAGTATATCTGATGCCCCCGTCGCAATCCCCTGCTCCTGTCCCTCCCCATAGCACACCGGTCTGCTTTTTGTCCTGCAAAATCTGTCTGCGTTTTCTAGAAATTCATGTAAATAAAAGCATACAATAAGTGCTCTGTTTTGTCTGGTTTCTCCCACTCAGCATCATTGTTTTGAGACTAGTCTGTGTTGTTatgtgttttccttcttgtttatCGCAAAGTAGCCGTATTCGTTTCCTGTGGCCACGGCAACAAATGGCCACACACTGGGTGGTCACACAACAGAAGCTGATTGCCTCACACgtctggaggccaggagtctgagatcaaggtgttgacaaGGGTGGTTCATCGCGAGGGCTGTGAGGGATAATCTGTGCCATGCCTGTCCCCTAACTGGGGCTGGCTGCTGGAGGTCCATGGTGCTCCTTGGCTTGTGGGAGAATCTCTCCGATCTGTATCACAGAAAGGGACACTGGGAAAGGAAGCGGAATAGGGGACTTATGGACAAAGATAATGagatgaaggaggaagaaataaaaagaagaatgaactgGAAGGTGTTGAGGGGAAGCATGGAAAACTTTCCCACTCGGCCTGTCAGAAATTTCTAGTTTCTCTTTTGGCCATTCTCCAACATagaattaagatttttaagaaaatgtaatttctctGTTCCAGCGAACAGATTGCTCTGAACCGAAGAGCCCCAACCTGCTCCAAGAAGTCAGTCTGGCTCTGATGCCGTGGCTGAGCACTAGATGGCGCGCTTTCCAGAGCAATGGGGCCTTCCCGGTGCCAACAACCTGCGCGTTCAGGAAACTTGCCACTGTAGTACACATGCTCTCTGCTCTCAGCCGACTTCCCACCATCTCAGATGAAGCCGAGCCCAACCCATTTCACGTTAGTTCTCAGGTAAAGTCTACTGTCCCACACATCTGCCTTTTCTTGGAGCAGAACTTCCCAAAAGGGTGGTCGGTAGCTGCTCTCCCTACTTCTCACTTCCCATTTCCTCCTCAACCCACTGTGGTCAGACTTCTGTCCCACACTCCACTGCTCTCATCGAGGCCAGCAGCGGCCTCCTGTCCCCAGATTCACCATTCACTCTCCAGTCCTCCCGCTCCTCTCCTCATGATGCCACACTTCCCGGCTCTCCCCGACTTCACGGACACGGCCTCTCAGATTCCGTGGCTGGCTCCCACTCGGCTTCCCTCTTCCACTCTGATTGCTTTCTCATCCTAGCTGGGTCTCCAATCCGTCCCTGTCATCAGAGGTGTGGCCCTAGATGATAGATCATAAAGGACATTGCTGTTTCCGTCTTATTCTCCCTTGGATTGCTCTCTCTGGGGGAAGTTAGCTGATCTAACATGAGGATACTTAAACAGCCCTACAGAGAAGCGGACATGACAAGGAATCGAGGCTCATTGCCAACAGCCACGTGAGGGTACCATCTTGGAAGTGCATTGCCCATCCTCAGATGACTGCAGTCCCTACTGATGGCTTGACATACAACCTCCTGAGACATCCTGACCCAGAACTGCCTTCCTAAGTTGCTCCCAGGCTCCTGATGCTCAGAAAGTGTGCTAGAGAGTAAATGGTTGTCGCTTTAAGTCACTAAGCACTAAGGTAGGCATGATATATCCACGcctacctctctgacctcatcttccAGTACTTTCTCACCGTGCTCCCACAGCATCTGCCTACCTACTGTGCCTGAGACACAGCAAAGTTGTTCTTGACCAAGACCCTTGTCGTCTCGGTACTTCTGGTGAGCATTCTGTTGCCTAGGATCTTCTCATGCCTGGCTTCTTCCTGTCATTTAGGACTTAGTCTTCTATGACCTCTCACTTTAAGTTAACCCCTTCCCCATTGCCATCCTAAAAACTCTCCATCACCCTCCTAGGGTTTTATTTTCCGCCTATTACTCATCACTGATCATAATcattttttcattgatttgtttacTCATTGTCTGAGCAGGAAAATGCTCTTATATGTATCACGGCATCCTCTGTAGCTAGAAGAATGCGGAGAAccaaagtaggtgctcagtaaacatttaccgaatttattctttgtttcctcCGCAGtagttttaaagaataaaactatttcaatatgatttatttatttattcaatatgaatttattctttgtttcctcCGCAGtagttttaaagaataaaactatTTCAATATGATTTATTAGAACCATAATCCTTAAGAAGATTCCATCAATTTCTAAGGTCAGAgtcttaatatttcttttctactaGGTATCCTTGGCTTGCCTGTTGACTTAGAATGCCACAATTATGTTGAAAGTTCCAAAggacaaatattttcaaacacaGCTGTTGGACACAGAGAGGAGGTAAGgattttgagagaaagggaggaggcagAATAGACCAACAATAACACAGATAAAAGTTGTGCTGACTCATGGGTGTCTCATCCAACCAGATCTGGTTGGCAAAATGTTGCTAGTACATACTTGTTCTTCAAGCAGATTTTGGAAAATGGGCAAGTTACCACGTATAAGAGCTCAAATCTTGACCTACTTCCCCCAATACAGTCAGAGAAATCAAcatctattttcatttcaattatatctGTACGATCTCTCCGTGGAAATGGTGGGTGGTAGAAGGGTCAAATACCAGAAGTAAGTTATTTTGTAACAAACATCTTTATACTTTTATGTCACAGATTATCCAGGAACAATATTCAGAATACTTGACATCCTGTATAGTAAATATAAATTAGTATATGTCAGTATATATACTGACAATTAAtaatattgctttttcttttctaactaaACTATGTATGGCATAAACATTGGTAAAGCCATGGTGCAAGCCAGTCAGAAATCACTGTGATAGTTTCCagtcatttgtgatttttactAATTGTCTATGTGTTGTGGGTTGGGTTGGCAGTGAGTGCCATCTGCTCTGTCAGGGTGGCCCATTCCTGCACCCATGACTCTCAGCCCCTTCCTAGTCCCACTACTGCTTTCTGCCCTGTCCCACGGAGAGTAGGGGAGGTACAGGCCTTCCAGTTGGGGCTGGCCCCAAGTGCATCACCATCCCTTGAGGTATCTTAATGCTACTCCAGCTTTGCAAATAGGCATTTCACTAACCTCTCCTTAGCCACCGTTTTTGAGATGAGGTGGTATCTTCTTCTTCAGGTACTCAGAGCACCAGCCATAATGAGGTAAATCTTAGGAGTTCACTTCAAGATCAttaaaaagggggcacctgggtggctcagttggttaaaacatctgccttcagctcaggtcatgatcccagagtcctgggattgagtcccacgttgggctcccagctcagcagggagtctgcttctccctctccctctgccccttcccctgcttgtgatctctctctcaaataaatacttttttaaaaagatcattaaaaggaattataaaatatgttataaacTGGGGAAGGCTGGATGTGATGAGGTTGAGGACCTCTGCTCTGGAGCAAAGGTGTAAGGATATGTTATTGGAAGGATAGATAACAAAGGCCCCTCCTCCTCATAAACACCTTGAGGAGTCCCGAGCAGGAAAGAGAGCACGTAAATGCAAAGGGAAATGGGAGCCTCCTGGGAAGACAACTTAGCACATCTTGCTTGGGCTGCATTGACCTAACGCTGAGTAGACATAAAGGACACAAGCCATGTCCCCCATGTATGTGTCTGCCGTGCCCTATGCAACCGTGGGGAAGTTCACACTATGAAAATGGGCAGTCAGGGCTAGGGCCCTGGGCTCAGCCCCACTGAGCCTGTGTTTCTTGGAGGAGCCCACGTTATAGGCTCAGTAGACAGCTGAGGCTTCACATCACGTGACGTTCCACTCTCTCCTGCAGAGCAACATGCTGGGGGGAAAAGGGCTACATATCTTCATGTAAAGATCCCAGGCCTGAGTGACAGCAGGGAGGGAgacctccccttccttctctctgaagctAGAGCAAGACGATGCTGCTGCCCAGATGGACGAATGGTGGACGAGGGTTTCAACCCGAGCGCCTCAGATCAGGCAGTCTGTGGGACAGAAGAACTCCATGCGGCCCGAGGGACAGCCAAGAACAGGTACTGCAGCAGACCGCTGCTGGGATTTTTGCTGTGTCAGGGCTACTTGACTCCTTGAATGGAGTAAACCCCTAGGACGCTGGGTTTACCATTACAAAAGAGACTGCGTGGGGAAGAACGTTCTTGCTATTTCAAGATGGATGCTTGAGTGACTTAcaatgaatattaaaaagatgtgaTTTGACTATATGTACATCAGGCTGGGAAAGCAGGCTATATGGCTGCACTTCGGGGGCACCCTATTTTCCTTGGAACAAAATCCAAACTGCCCCCTCATGACAGACCATGAAGGACTCACAGATTCAAGCAAATGTCTCCCAATTAGGTTCATGCTCAGTATGATCTCTTGCCCTAGCATGAAGTTATAAAGTGACTTGTGTCCCCAGAAAGGAGAGGTTGAAATCTTAATCCTGGGTACCTATGAATGTGACTttatctggaaatagggtctttgcagttgtagtcaagttaagatgaggtcatactggattagggtgggcccagACTTGATTCCTGGTGTtcctagaaaaagagagaactttGGATAGacatacacacttacacacacactcacacgtgtgTAGGCCATGTGACaagagaggcagagatggaagTTAGTCATTTACTAGCCAAGAAGTGCCAAGCATTGCCAGCAACCATCAGAAGCTAAGAAGAGTCAAGGAAGGATCCTTCCCTAATGCCTTCAGAAAGAGCATGGCCCTGCTCATACCTTCATTCCACACAaagagcctccagaactgtgagggaatACATTTTATGGTTTTGACCCACtcaatttgtggtcatttgtcacaACAGCCCTAGGAACATGATATACAAGGTGTGCATGATTTGGGATTAGAATTACCcggggattttttgtttttgtcactaCAGTAACCCCCATAGGGCAAAGACTGTATCTGgcttatttataattattaaccCGTCTCCTGGAATATGGAATGTTCTATATTacacataaaagaaatataagttCCATAAgcgaacaggaaaaaaaaagattacctgAAGAAAAATGGTTCTgtatcaaaaaagaagaaaaaaataaagctagaaagaaaaagtgaaagagagaaagaaagagaaggaaggaaaggaagaaagaaagcatggaagaaggaaagaaaatcctttAGGTTGCGAATCAGAAACATAGCAAACTACAAAAGAAAGGgactatttttgttttagtaaaatGTCACATGAAAATTTCTACTTCACTCTTTTTGACAAGGTACATGATAGCCATAATGAAAATTCTTTAATAGATCAAAGAAAGAATTCATGAAATTTtactccctttatttatttttaaggccaAGAGGCATCCTAGGAAGTGATCATGATTTGAtatttgaacaaaacaaaacaaattgttTTGCAACTAAATCTACATAATTTCTAATGAAATTAGCACTTAAACTTTTCAAAAGTTTCCTAGCCTTACAACAGCCAGGTTTACATCTAGGTAACACACTTCCTTGCTGGAAAAACCTCAGCAGGTTGGTCCTGCATGTGCTGGGCATCCATCCCTGCTTCACTTCATCCCGAAAATCTTCCTGGCCTGTTCTAAACTTTTCTCATCGATGGGAGGCTTCCTCGGGCTGCCAGGCTGCAGAAATTTCTTCACGGTGGGGAGATTGCTGATTCTGGTTTTCAGGGCCTGCAATGCACAAGGGCACAGCCTCAAATTGGAGCCAAAGACCGACCCCGGCATTAGCACAAGCCAGGGAATCAGAGACCCTCCTGCAAGGACCAACTGAGTCCCCACCATCCGCACCAGTGTGAGGCTGGGAAACGACACCCAGGGAGACATGATGGTTACAGGAACAAAAGACAGCTCAATGCCATTTCCCCCAAAGACATCTCTCTTTCAGGCTCATTTCGGTTTCAGGTCTTCCCTATCTCCTTCCCTACACATAAATCCTGTAGATTCACCCCTCCTGTGCAACACAAGGAAGAGGAATGTGTCTGTTAGATAttgacacacacacagtctccagaTAGACaatgaaaatataggaaaacTTCCCTGGAACGGAAGACAGAACATTTAGAAAGGTAAACCAGTCAGCCCACTGAGAGTGGGAGACTCTGCCCAGAGAAACATGATGTCTGTCATtaggagcaggggtggagggaaggaagcagagggaaggagaccTGCTCAGGCAGACACATGAAGGAAAGGCGACACCGCTGGGAAGGGAAACCCCAGAGAAAACAAGGACAGAAAGCATCATGGAATGGGGATGGGAAAGTTGATGCTGAGCCCTGGGTCCCTCTCCTGGTGAAGAGAAGCTGTTCTTCTTGGGGAAGCGTCCACCTCAAATGTCCTTGGCACAACAAGATTCTGTGCCTCAACCAGCCCCTAGGAGCTAACTCTGGAGGGAGTCATGGGGCTGAGAAGATCTGCATAATGATGGGACGCGAGTTCTAATGTCAGATCCTGAGCTGGGAGATGTGAGCCTTCCCTCCTGAAAGCTGTGAGAGAGATCACCTTCACCAGAGGAAAGTTGGCCAGAAGACTGGGGTCAATCTCTTCCACATAGCAGAGAAGTTCAACCAGGTGAATGTCAGCCCTGCTCAGCGTGTTGCCAACAAGGTAGTCTTGTCCATGGCTCTTTAACACCTGGAGGATTTGAGGAATCAATCATGAGCTCAGGCACAGTCAGGCCCCTCcgctcctccctgctctccagcccgacctccccacctctgctgccTCACTGAGCGGGTGTGGGCTTCGGACCCTCTGCATTTTCCCTGACTCACTGAGACACTGGGTCTGGGCTGTTCTTTCCCTCAGCTGAAGCCCTGGCTAATGTCTCCCTAAAACACGTGTCCACTCTACATCTCTTTCAACTATTCTGACGTATGCGACTTTTCCCAATAAAATGTTGGGGAAGTTCATGAAATTTATTAAAGTCTTCCAATAATGTGCAAATGATAACATGGAGAGAAAACCCTATGGTACCACCAACTTCAGGAAATTTTGGCAAGTACCCTTTCAGACTGTGTATACATAAGGAAATATGGATAATTATTAGgcaaagaatataataaaacttCAAATGCTATATAGTAATATacaattttcatttatcttatcATAGGACTCTGTGATTTCAAAGTATAGCTGTGCTCAAATGGGAAGACTGTTCGGGACTTCATCATGTGAAGGTGCCCCAAACTCTCAACACCACAAGAGTCAGGAGAGAGTATTTTCTGATTACTATGAATTCTTTCCTCCTTGAATAGGGCCAACACACAAGCAATGACTTAACATTTGTTCAGTGATTGACAGAATGATCTAATGCCTTGTAAAGATGGGTGTGTCCGTATTAATCCTTTCATTCTATGTATGGCCCCCTGTATCTCctacaatcctttttttttttttttgacccatAGTTTTTATTTAGCACAATTTCAGGTACTTTTGATCTGAAACGTTCTCCTCTTACCTCCCAGGAGAAACATTAACTAAGATACATACTATGTATAGTGATGGAAAGTTGGCATGACTTCCCTCTCAAGTCTGAGAGCCATGTCTTCACGTACGtcaattaatttttccttaacaTCTCTCCATCTGTCTGTTCACCTCCATCCCACTGCCCCATCTCTGTCCAGACAcatctcatccatccatccctaaAATGCTACCATATTCTCCTGAAGGGCAACTGGTCTCATGTCTCCCTACCCATGTTGCCAGAGTCTCTCCTGACACATTGCTGTCATTGTATTCCTCTTGGATCAAAGCCCCTGCGTGGTGCTCTGCAAGATCTATTCCAACATCCAGTGTGGCTCTCAGGCCTTCAACAGCCCAAGCTCTGACTATGACCGTGGAGGTCTGCCGAAAAGAGAATTCTAGATTGGGTCCTGGTGAGTTGAAGTCTTGCCGGAAAACTGAAATTCGGGTATAACTAGTACAATCCTGCCTCACAGTCCGCTTTTATAAAATGCCTTGAGAATTAGGGCACTGCAGTGGCATTAGCTCCCTGGAAGTGAAGGTCAGTGCCTGAGGAAGGCCGGTCAGGCACCATCTTTCCTTGTCCTCTAAGTCCAGGGCCCCAAAGCGCTCAGCAGTCCACTTACTTTTTCAAACACGGGGAGATAACGATCTGTCGTTCTCTCTTTGATCAGGGCAATCTTGGCATCCTTTTGATCAGGTGGGCATAGAGGCAAAACAATGATCATCTCATTCAGATCTGCCATACCTTCTGTGTACATATCTATCCTGAAAGACAAAGTGACCAAGTTGTCAAATGTCTTCTGCCTTGATTTTACAGCTGAAAATTGCACAAGAATGGGCATCAGGAGGTGGCAAAGGAGCTCGGCTCCCATCGGATGCATTTTTATACGCCACCCATGCAGCTCTGATATTTACTTGATATGAACACTTTGTTCTAGAACAAGCCATTGATGTAGATATCTGTCTAAAATTTCCATTGTATACCTgaccagagagagggacagagagcattGGTGGCCTGTCCAGAGTCACAGAGAGATTGGTGCGATCCTGCACGTACCCACAGGGACCGTACCTAGGGCTTGCCATATCTGCTGTGATTTGTCATGTGCACAAAGGTAGTGTGACTCATGTGGCTAAGCCCTGGCACCTAAGTGATCTCTAGAGACAGTAACTGGCACAGCCATCAGTCATGTCCCCTTCCTGTCTCAGCCTGTTACACACCGAAGCCCATTATGTGTCCTATACCAGTAGGTTTTCCAATTATCTTCCCCAACCTTACCCACATACAGTTGCCCAACTCTGACCTTGTGTGCATTTCTCAAGCCTTCATCTAAAATAGCCCCTAGGAGGGTAAAATTCGTTGTACATTTCAATCAGTACATATTCTAGGAGATTTGGTTTTATTGTTCCAAACTGGGCTTCCTAtaagagttttttttaataaaatccttATTAACACATAATTCACATACCTTAATATATACACATCTCAAGTGCACAAGTTTGTGGTTTTTAGTAAAAACACAGATTTGTGTACCATCACCACTCTAACTAGAGTATTTTcatatttccaaaagaaatgcTCTATGCTTTTATACCCATTCCAatttcttccctcctccagcccctggcaaccactgaactactttctgtttctatggactCGAGTGTTttggatatttcatacaaatagaatcatataatatgtgccTTTGTGTCTGGTTGATGTAACATGAGGTTTGTAAGGTTCATCCATAGTTTAACCATGCatcagtgcttcattccttttcatggccaagtaatattccatggaTGGATAGGCCAATCTTCCAACCACTCTGATCAGCTGATGCACGTTTGTGTCATTTCCACTGTTTGAACAGTAAGAacaacactgctataaacatttgtgtacaagttctAGTGTGGATGCATTTTCAATTGTCTTGTCTGTATACCTAGTAATGGGGTTGCTGGCAGATGCTAaatctatgtttaactttttgagtaactGGTAACAGAGTCTTCTGAGATTTAAATTTCAATCATGTGGTCTCATCGCAACAGAGAAGAGAACCCACAGTTATGGTTGTATTGACTAAAATCTGGCTGCTTTAGTCCTGTATCAAAATGCTCAAGATAACCTTGGCATCTTGAGGACCAGGCTCTCCTCACCCTTGTCAAGTGGCAGTCCATATAACAGGCTGGAAAGTGAAGTTCTTGGTCAGCATTCTTGTGATTTATGAACCTTTAGAACCAGCTCCTTTGGACCTTTCTGTTCCCTAGCCTTATCTGCTACATACTCAGACACGTTGTCCTTCGTCTCTAGCTGTTGGCTGGTATCCAGCAGCCTGAGTATCTGCAGTGATGACCCCACCATCTTTCCGGCTTCATAGTTCATCAACCTTAGGAAAACTCTGTCACCATATGTGCTCTCTCCATGGACTGCTTCCTTTTCTGTAACCCCACTTGGTGAATCCACTCCAAGTAGAATCCCTCATCCTCACGGATCTCTGTGGTGTTGGACCTCAGTCTATACCACCAAGTCTTGTGCTGCTGTTGGCCATGATCTCCCTAACATAGTCCAGCTCACCCAAGGAAGAACCCAAATTTTCACATCAATTGTtcatgaaagaacagaaaaaatgcCGTACAGGGCTCTCTCCTTTATGTCTTTCCCATAGAGGTTGTATTTGGTGGCGATGTAGTTGAGAATGGCTCTGGTCTGTACTATCTTCATTCCATCCATTTCCACCATTGGCACTTGCTGGAACAGCAGATATCCAtcttttgaaagaagaaaggtaGAAGCAGAGTGAAATGTCTTATTGGATCATACTCTTTTAGCATGAAAAATCATTCGTTGCCATGATTtaagacataaaagaaaacaaaaaattattgccTGGTCACATTTCAACAAAACAGCATTTTGTTTTTAGCTTCCCATAATCCTCTTTGTTTTCAGTCGGCCTCTCACTTTTCacctattatttcatttatctttttctttcccatgCAGATACATGGTAGGTTCCTGTAGTTTTTGCAACTGATTTACTTTCATAGATGTGTTAGGAAATTTTGAGGGAAGCTGTAACAGGGACAGCACGACCTGTATTTCAAAGGCACTTATGCCATTAAGCACATTCTAAAAGAATTATGCCGATTCTAAAAGAGATTTCTATGTAGGGTGTTTTATGTGCTCTTTCAGGTCTACCACTGAACAGTGTGTGCAAGGCAGGCCCTGCTTTACTGAGTCTGCTGATGTTTGTCGCGTTGGACCTTGTTCTTCATCTCCCTCTTCATACTGTCACCTGGCCTTTCAACCAACGCAACACCATCTCATTCTCTGAGTCTATAATATTGCTAGGTGTGACCTTGTCAACCACACGAGAGAAAAGAACTCACAGCAACTGCTGGCCTATTTCTACTTCTTTGCTCTACTGCTTGTGTTTGAAGGACCTTGGATGGGCAGGCTGTGTGGGAAGCTGAACTGACCCAGCTCACTCGGGGTGCATAAAAGCTGGAGAGAGCAAAGAGAGGTCATTCGCAGGAAAAGGGGCATGGTTCCTTTAGCAAATACTCAGAGTTCAAGCCCTTCCTAGCCCTGAGTGAGATGGAAGACCAGCCCAAGGAGCCCCACTCTTTACATTGGAGccacctttcttcctttccaccaCCCCCAACTCCCATCACCCTCACAAGTAGGCGTTAAAACCTCAACTTATGACTTCTACCCAATACCCTCATCCAAGGAATTCGATATTTGGTCTTACCATTCTTTAACTTATTC encodes the following:
- the LOC113261187 gene encoding glutathione S-transferase A2-like isoform X1, whose translation is MAGKPKLHYFNGRGRMESIRWLLAAAGVEFEEIFIETPEDLNKLKNDGYLLFQQVPMVEMDGMKIVQTRAILNYIATKYNLYGKDIKERALIDMYTEGMADLNEMIIVLPLCPPDQKDAKIALIKERTTDRYLPVFEKVLKSHGQDYLVGNTLSRADIHLVELLCYVEEIDPSLLANFPLVKVISLTAFRREGSHLPAQDLTLELASHHYADLLSPMTPSRVSS
- the LOC113261187 gene encoding glutathione S-transferase A3-like isoform X2, with translation MAGKPKLHYFNGRGRMESIRWLLAAAGVEFEEIFIETPEDLNKLKNDGYLLFQQVPMVEMDGMKIVQTRAILNYIATKYNLYGKDIKERALIDMYTEGMADLNEMIIVLPLCPPDQKDAKIALIKERTTDRYLPVFEKVLKSHGQDYLVGNTLSRADIHLVELLCYVEEIDPSLLANFPLVKALKTRISNLPTVKKFLQPGSPRKPPIDEKSLEQARKIFGMK